The proteins below come from a single Corylus avellana chromosome ca3, CavTom2PMs-1.0 genomic window:
- the LOC132176150 gene encoding uncharacterized protein LOC132176150 isoform X2 — MDPDDQTQKCSSSSGGGGGGSGGGGGSGSGGGVARSSKKPKQKKAPQRGLGVAQLEKIRLEEQQNKDAAVEAVAAATILSPPASVSATKSSFVSLQIPNYHHSNPSSSSNIAFPSPFPVDPTSPNLMIRPPQPVQNILLRNSTTNSGEFDARWSGISVPAVDPGLAFRSNLNLPYESDNPVWPPTGLNFPITQQYQQPSPSMVNVSSGTSSSSLLNFRMEPPSNQSCYSNFAPVWPEEEKMVGMKRPYPFSLDNPPRPSFNYNLPAINVAPIRSDESASCGNEGRFNIFEASNTISREGPSSSTSNYCKVNPNKSIKENVVLHGDFLTLAPPTTTSKLKHHSASLDSHNNKFPDFESLPYQ, encoded by the exons atggATCCAGACGACCAAACCCAAAAGTGTAGTAGCAGTagtggtggcggtggtggtggtagtggcggtggcggtggtAGTGGTAGTGGTGGTGGTGTTGCAAGATCTTCCAAAAAGCCAAAGCAAAAGAAAGCTCCACAGAGAGGACTTGGCGTGGCTCAGCTTGAAAAGATCAGACTAGAAGAACAGCAAAACAAAGATGCAGCTGTTGAAGCTGTAGCTGCAGCTACAATTTTGTCTCCACCAGCTTCAGTATCAGCAACCAAATCATCCTTTGTATCTTTGCAGATTCCAAATTATCACCACTCTAATCCATCTTCATCCTCTAATATTGCATTTCCTTCTCCATTCCCGGTTGATCCAACGTCGCCAAACTTGATGATACGGCCTCCTCAACCGGTCCAAAACATCCTTCTAAGAAATTCCACCACAAATAGTGGTGAGTTCGATGCCAGATGGTCGGGGATTTCGGTTCCTGCTGTGGATCCAGGATTAGCGTTTCGGTCGAATTTGAATTTGCCATACGAATCTGACAACCCTGTTTGGCCTCCCACAGGCTTGAATTTCCCAATAACACAACAATATCAGCAACCTTCTCCTTCAATG GTGAATGTCTCATCAGGGACTTCATCATCATCCTTATTGAATTTTCGGATGGAGCCCCCTTCAAACCAAAGCTGTTATAGCAACTTCGCCCCTGTTTGGCCAGAGGAAGAGAAG ATGGTTGGCATGAAGAGGCCATATCCCTTCTCTCTAGACAACCCACCACGCCCCTCTTTCAACTACAATTTACCTGCCATTAATGTTGCTCCTATAAGATCAGATGAATCAGCTTCATGTGGGAATGAAGGCAGGTTTAATATTTTCGAAGCCAGCAATACAATTTCCAG AGAGGGGCCTTCAAGCTCAACTTCCAATTACTGCAAGGTGAATCCAAACAAAAGCATCAAAGAAAATGTGGTTCTCCATGGAGATTTTCTCACACTTGCTCCTCCTACAACAACTTCAAAGTTGAAGCACCATTCAGCCTCTCTTGACTCTCATAACAACAAATTCCCTGATTTTGAATCACTGCCTTATCAA TGA
- the LOC132176150 gene encoding uncharacterized protein LOC132176150 isoform X1, whose translation MDPDDQTQKCSSSSGGGGGGSGGGGGSGSGGGVARSSKKPKQKKAPQRGLGVAQLEKIRLEEQQNKDAAVEAVAAATILSPPASVSATKSSFVSLQIPNYHHSNPSSSSNIAFPSPFPVDPTSPNLMIRPPQPVQNILLRNSTTNSGEFDARWSGISVPAVDPGLAFRSNLNLPYESDNPVWPPTGLNFPITQQYQQPSPSMVNVSSGTSSSSLLNFRMEPPSNQSCYSNFAPVWPEEEKMVGMKRPYPFSLDNPPRPSFNYNLPAINVAPIRSDESASCGNEGRFNIFEASNTISREGPSSSTSNYCKVNPNKSIKENVVLHGDFLTLAPPTTTSKLKHHSASLDSHNNKFPDFESLPYQGSEEGRPIIQPGQSQFNGQRPFYSFLPPAEPQIGQATTTTNNGNGEVGESIDLDLKL comes from the exons atggATCCAGACGACCAAACCCAAAAGTGTAGTAGCAGTagtggtggcggtggtggtggtagtggcggtggcggtggtAGTGGTAGTGGTGGTGGTGTTGCAAGATCTTCCAAAAAGCCAAAGCAAAAGAAAGCTCCACAGAGAGGACTTGGCGTGGCTCAGCTTGAAAAGATCAGACTAGAAGAACAGCAAAACAAAGATGCAGCTGTTGAAGCTGTAGCTGCAGCTACAATTTTGTCTCCACCAGCTTCAGTATCAGCAACCAAATCATCCTTTGTATCTTTGCAGATTCCAAATTATCACCACTCTAATCCATCTTCATCCTCTAATATTGCATTTCCTTCTCCATTCCCGGTTGATCCAACGTCGCCAAACTTGATGATACGGCCTCCTCAACCGGTCCAAAACATCCTTCTAAGAAATTCCACCACAAATAGTGGTGAGTTCGATGCCAGATGGTCGGGGATTTCGGTTCCTGCTGTGGATCCAGGATTAGCGTTTCGGTCGAATTTGAATTTGCCATACGAATCTGACAACCCTGTTTGGCCTCCCACAGGCTTGAATTTCCCAATAACACAACAATATCAGCAACCTTCTCCTTCAATG GTGAATGTCTCATCAGGGACTTCATCATCATCCTTATTGAATTTTCGGATGGAGCCCCCTTCAAACCAAAGCTGTTATAGCAACTTCGCCCCTGTTTGGCCAGAGGAAGAGAAG ATGGTTGGCATGAAGAGGCCATATCCCTTCTCTCTAGACAACCCACCACGCCCCTCTTTCAACTACAATTTACCTGCCATTAATGTTGCTCCTATAAGATCAGATGAATCAGCTTCATGTGGGAATGAAGGCAGGTTTAATATTTTCGAAGCCAGCAATACAATTTCCAG AGAGGGGCCTTCAAGCTCAACTTCCAATTACTGCAAGGTGAATCCAAACAAAAGCATCAAAGAAAATGTGGTTCTCCATGGAGATTTTCTCACACTTGCTCCTCCTACAACAACTTCAAAGTTGAAGCACCATTCAGCCTCTCTTGACTCTCATAACAACAAATTCCCTGATTTTGAATCACTGCCTTATCAA GGAAGTGAGGAAGGCCGGCCAATTATACAGCCGGGACAGAGTCAGTTCAATGGACAACGACCCTTTTATAGCTTCTTACCACCGGCAGAGCCGCAAATAGGCCAAGCAACAACCACCACCAACAATGGTAATGGCGAAGTAGGCGAAAGTATTGATCTCGATTTGAAGCTATAA
- the LOC132176281 gene encoding uncharacterized protein LOC132176281 translates to MDPDDQTQKCSSSSGGGGGGSGGGGGSGSGGGVARSSKKPKQKKAPQRGLGVAQLEKIRLEEQQNKDAAVEAVAAATILSPPASVSATKSSFVSLQIPNYHHSNPSSSSNIAFPSPFPVDPTSPNLMIRPPQPVQNILLRNSTTNSGEFDARWSGISVPAVDPGLAFRSNLNLPYESDNPVWPPTGLNFPITQQYQQPSPSMVNVSSGTSSSSLLNFRMEPPSNQSCYSNFAPVWPEEEKMVGMKRPYPFSLDNPPRPSFNYNLPAINVAPIRSDESASCGNEGRFNIFEASNTISREGPSSSTSNYCKVNPNKSIKENVVLHGDFLTLAPPTTTSKLKHHSASLDSHNNKFPDFESLPYQGSGEGRPIIQPGQSQFNGQRPFYSFLPPAEPQIGQATTTTNNGNGEVGESIDLDLKL, encoded by the exons atggATCCAGACGACCAAACCCAAAAGTGTAGTAGCAGTagtggtggcggtggtggtggtagtggcggtggcggtggtAGTGGTAGTGGTGGTGGTGTTGCAAGATCTTCCAAAAAGCCAAAGCAAAAGAAAGCTCCACAGAGAGGACTTGGCGTGGCTCAGCTTGAAAAGATCAGACTAGAAGAACAGCAAAACAAAGATGCAGCTGTTGAAGCTGTAGCTGCAGCTACAATTTTGTCTCCACCAGCTTCAGTATCAGCAACCAAATCATCCTTTGTATCTTTGCAGATTCCAAATTATCACCACTCTAATCCATCTTCATCCTCTAATATTGCATTTCCTTCTCCATTCCCGGTTGATCCAACGTCGCCAAACTTGATGATACGGCCTCCTCAACCGGTCCAAAACATCCTTCTAAGAAATTCAACCACAAATAGTGGTGAGTTCGATGCCAGATGGTCGGGGATTTCGGTTCCTGCTGTGGATCCAGGATTAGCGTTTCGGTCGAATTTGAATTTGCCATACGAATCTGACAACCCTGTTTGGCCTCCCACAGGCTTGAATTTCCCAATAACACAACAATATCAGCAACCTTCTCCTTCAATG GTGAATGTCTCATCAGGGACTTCATCATCATCCTTATTGAATTTTCGGATGGAGCCCCCTTCAAACCAAAGCTGTTATAGCAACTTCGCCCCTGTTTGGCCAGAGGAAGAGAAG ATGGTTGGCATGAAGAGGCCATATCCCTTCTCTCTAGACAACCCACCACGCCCCTCTTTCAACTACAATTTACCTGCCATTAATGTTGCTCCTATAAGATCAGATGAATCAGCTTCATGTGGGAATGAAGGCAGGTTTAATATTTTCGAAGCCAGCAATACAATTTCCAG AGAGGGGCCTTCAAGCTCAACTTCCAATTACTGCAAGGTGAATCCAAACAAAAGCATCAAAGAAAATGTGGTTCTCCATGGAGATTTTCTCACACTTGCTCCTCCTACAACAACTTCAAAGTTGAAGCACCATTCAGCCTCTCTTGACTCTCATAACAACAAATTCCCTGATTTTGAATCACTGCCTTATCAA GGAAGTGGGGAAGGCCGGCCAATTATACAGCCGGGACAGAGTCAGTTCAATGGACAACGACCCTTTTATAGCTTCTTACCACCGGCAGAGCCGCAAATAGGCCAAGCAACAACCACCACCAACAATGGTAATGGCGAAGTAGGCGAAAGTATTGATCTCGATTTGAAGCTGTAA